In Microbacterium enclense, the DNA window GCCGGGCTTCGCCGCGCGCTGGCGTGCCTGGTACGACGAGGCCCTCGCGGTCGACCCCGACCTGCGGGTGCGTCCCCTCGGACATCGGGGTGGACGACAGCTGTTCGCGATCGAGCACGTGGTCTCCGGCGGTCTCCGCCTCGGCGGCTGGTTCGCGACCGCCGTCGAGGGGCAACCCACCCGGGTCGGCGTGGTGCACAGCCACGGCTACGGGGGACGCGACGAACCCGAGTTCGACCGCGTCCCCGCCGACGCAGCGGTGTTCTTCGCTCTCGCACGCGGGCAGGGGCGCCTCAACGCCGGGGTGGGAGCGCCCACTCCCGCGCAGGGGCACGTCCTGCACGGCATCCACACGATCGACGAGTATGTGCTCGGTCGGTGCGCGGTCGACCTGTGGCACGCCGGGTCCGCGCTGCGCGTGCTCGCGGGCGAGCTCCCCCTGTACCTCGTGGGGGAGAGCTTCGGGGGAGGGATCGGTGCGCTCGCGCTGCCCTGGGACCCCCGGGTGGTCGGCGCGACCCTGATCGTGCCGAGCTTCGGGCAGTACGACCTGCGGCTGCGCATGCCGTGCGAGGGCAGCGGGGAACGGGTCCGGCAGTACGTCGCCGCGCACCCGTCCGCGCGCGAGGTGCTGCGCTTCTTCGACGCGTCGACGGCGGCCGGCTTCGCATCGGTCCCCGTGCGGGTCGAGGCGGCGCTGCGCGATGGCCATGTGCCTCCTCCCGGACAGTTCGCCGTCGCGAACGCGATCGAGCGGGCCCCCGGTGCCACGCTCGAACTCGCCGTGCTGCCCTTCGGGCACCGCGAGTACGACGGTCTCGCCGAGGTGCGGGCCGAGGCCTTCGCCGCCACCCTCCGTCACATCGACCGTTCCGTCCCCCGCTGAGGAGCACCGTGCCGCAGTTCGACCTTCCCCTCGACCAGCTCGAGACCTACCTTCCGGCGCGCGACGAACCCGCCGACTTCGACCGGTTCTGGGCCGACACCCTCGCCGAGACGCGCGCGGCCGGGTGGGAACCGCGCTTCCGGCCCGTCCCGGTCGCCGAGAGCGGGGTCTGCGGTGTCGAGGTCGACGACGTCGAGTTCGCGGGCTTCGGCGGTCACCCCGTGCGCGGCTGGCTGCTGCGTCCGCGCGGAGCGGGCGGACCCCTGGCCTGCGTGGTGCAATACATCGGCTACAACTCGGGGCGGGGTCTCGCGCACCAGCACACGCTCCTGCCCAGCGCCGGTCTCGCCGTGCTCGTCATGGACACCCGCGGGCAGACCAGCGGCGCCTTCCCCGGAGCGACCCCCGACCCGGTGGGTGGCGCCGCGCACCCCTCCGGCCGACTGACCGACGGCCTCGACGACCCCGCGAACTCGTACTACCGCCGCGTGTTCGGCGACGCGGTACGGGCCGTCGACGCCGCCCGGGCCCACCCCGCGATCGACCCCGACCGCATCGCGGTGTGGGGCGGCAGCCAGGGCGGCGGCATCGCCCTCGCCGCGGCCGCGCTCGCCGACGGTCTCGTGGCCGCGGCCATCGACTTCCCCTTCCTCAGCGCGATCCGCCGCGCGGTCGCCCTCACCGACGCGGCGCCGTACAGCGAGCTCGTCACGTACTTGCAGACCCGGCGCGGCGACGAAGACGCGGTCTTCCGCGTGCTCTCGTACATCGACGGCGTCAACTTCGCCGCGCGCTCGCGCGTTCCGGCGCTCTTCTCGGTGGGGCTCCGGGATGCCGTGTGCCCGCCGTCGACGGTGTTCGCGGCGTACAATCACTACGCGGGAGAGAAGAGCATCCGCGTCTACCCGTACAACGGCCACGAGGGCGGGGGACCCCACCACCAGCTCGTGGTGCTCCGGGAGCTCGCGCGTCGCCTCGCGTGAATCCTCGAGGCCCGTGGACGGCTCCCGTCCGTCCGCACCTCAGCCGGCGGCATCCGTCGCCCGCGCCGCGACCGTCCGCAGCGCCCGCAGCACGCGCCGCACCGAGGCGTAGGCCAGGGCGTCCGGGCGGGCGAGCGCGTCGACGTGACGCACGAGGGGGAGATCGGTCAGCGGGCGCAGCACGAGACCCTCGACCGCGAGCGGCAGGGTGGTCGTGCGCGGCATCACCGCCACCGCGGCGCCGGCGCGTACGACCTCGGCGGTGACCGAGAACTCGTTGATGCGGTGGGCGACATCGAGGGGGCGCCCCACGTGCGCCGCGAGGTGGTCGAGCACCCCGGCGAGAGGGAAGCCCGGGTGCACCGAGACCCAGCGCTCACCGGCGACATCGGCGGCGGTGAGACGGTCGCGTCCGGCCAGCGGGTGCGCCGCGGGCAGCGCGATGTCGAGGGGTTCGCTGAGCAGCGGCGTGGACGTCACCCGATCCACCGGCCAGGGCGCGTCGTGCGCCAGCCGGTGCGCGATGACGAGGTCGTGGTCGGCGGTCAGACCGGGGAAGTCGCGATGCGGCACGTCGGCATCGGCCAGGTGGAGGGGAGGGATGCCGCCGAGTTCTCGGAGCAGCGGACCGAAAAGCGCCAGACCCGCGCTGTGGAACGCCGACACCCGCACGGGCCGGTCGTCGGAGTCGAGGAACGCGCCGACCGTCTCGCGCGCCGCGGTGAGCGCCTCGTCGACGCGGGTCCCCGCGGCGGCCAGAGCCTCGCCCGCGGGGGTCAACGCCAGCACTCGGCCGCGCCGCACCGTCAGGGGCACGGGAACGCGCGCCTGCAGGCTCGCCAGCTGCTGCGACACCGCCGACGCCGACACGTGGAGGGCCGCGGCCACCGCCGCCACGCTGCCGCGGTCGGCGAGCTCGCGGAGAAGGCGGAGGTGAGTGGCATCCATAAGGAAAAACTTACGACACGGTGAAGAGACTGCTCGTTGTTCTTTCGGATTTCCCGGTCGAAAGTGGAACCATGACCCGTCGCGTCCCCGAACTCCTCGTCGATGGCCTTCTCGTGGCCGTCGCGGCCGTGTGGGGCGCCAGCTTCCTCGCCGCGAAAGAGCTGACCGACGAGGTGGGGGTCGCGCCCGCCGTGGCCCTGCGGTTCCTCGTCGCCGCCCTGGCGCTGGGAGTCATCTGCCTCGCCCGGAGAGAACGGATGCCGCGCGGCCGGGGCCTCGCCGTCGCCGCGCTGCTCGGCTGTTCCCAGGCGGCCATCATCGGCCTCGAGACCGCCGGGGTCCACCTCACCTCGGCGACGAACGCGGGGCTGCTCATCAGCCTGGCGCT includes these proteins:
- a CDS encoding acetylxylan esterase → MTGATIEPGDGDYGFDLAALRAVPPMPPPPGFAARWRAWYDEALAVDPDLRVRPLGHRGGRQLFAIEHVVSGGLRLGGWFATAVEGQPTRVGVVHSHGYGGRDEPEFDRVPADAAVFFALARGQGRLNAGVGAPTPAQGHVLHGIHTIDEYVLGRCAVDLWHAGSALRVLAGELPLYLVGESFGGGIGALALPWDPRVVGATLIVPSFGQYDLRLRMPCEGSGERVRQYVAAHPSAREVLRFFDASTAAGFASVPVRVEAALRDGHVPPPGQFAVANAIERAPGATLELAVLPFGHREYDGLAEVRAEAFAATLRHIDRSVPR
- a CDS encoding LysR family transcriptional regulator; protein product: MDATHLRLLRELADRGSVAAVAAALHVSASAVSQQLASLQARVPVPLTVRRGRVLALTPAGEALAAAGTRVDEALTAARETVGAFLDSDDRPVRVSAFHSAGLALFGPLLRELGGIPPLHLADADVPHRDFPGLTADHDLVIAHRLAHDAPWPVDRVTSTPLLSEPLDIALPAAHPLAGRDRLTAADVAGERWVSVHPGFPLAGVLDHLAAHVGRPLDVAHRINEFSVTAEVVRAGAAVAVMPRTTTLPLAVEGLVLRPLTDLPLVRHVDALARPDALAYASVRRVLRALRTVAARATDAAG
- a CDS encoding alpha/beta fold hydrolase, with translation MPQFDLPLDQLETYLPARDEPADFDRFWADTLAETRAAGWEPRFRPVPVAESGVCGVEVDDVEFAGFGGHPVRGWLLRPRGAGGPLACVVQYIGYNSGRGLAHQHTLLPSAGLAVLVMDTRGQTSGAFPGATPDPVGGAAHPSGRLTDGLDDPANSYYRRVFGDAVRAVDAARAHPAIDPDRIAVWGGSQGGGIALAAAALADGLVAAAIDFPFLSAIRRAVALTDAAPYSELVTYLQTRRGDEDAVFRVLSYIDGVNFAARSRVPALFSVGLRDAVCPPSTVFAAYNHYAGEKSIRVYPYNGHEGGGPHHQLVVLRELARRLA